In Rosa chinensis cultivar Old Blush chromosome 1, RchiOBHm-V2, whole genome shotgun sequence, a genomic segment contains:
- the LOC112176928 gene encoding arginase 1, mitochondrial, producing the protein MSIIGRRGIHHLQKLNTPNIPTVECQNRVIDASLTLIRESAKLKGKLVRALGGAVASSSLLGVPLGHNSSFLQGPAFAPPLIREAIWCGSTNSTTEEGKELKDPRVLTDVGNLPVQEIRDCGVDDDRLMNVISESVKLVMEEAPLRPLVLGGDHSISYPVVRAVSEKLGGPVDILHLDAHPDIYHAFEGNKYSHASSFARIMEGGYARRLLQVGIRSINYEGREQGKRFGVEQYEMRTFSRDRDFLENLKLGEGVKGVYISIDVDCLDPAFAPGVSHIEPGGLSFRDVLNILHNLQGDVVAADVVEFNPQRDTAGGMTAMVAAKLVRELAAKMSKSYNPWEYPETPSFDLA; encoded by the exons ATGTCAATAATCGGGAGGAGAGGAATCCACCACTTGCAGAAACTAAACACTCCGAACATCCCAACAGTTGAGTGTCAGAACCGGGTCATAGATGCCTCCCTCACTCTTATTCGTGAGAGTGCCAAACTCAAG ggAAAGCTGGTGCGCGCTTTAGGTGGAGCCGTAGCGTCTTCTTCGCTTCTGGGGGTTCCTTTGGGACATAACTCGTCGTTTCTGCAAGGCCCGGCTTTTGCTCCTCCGTTGATTCGGGAGGCTATTTGGTGCGGTAGCACAAACTCTACAACTGAAGAAG GGAAGGAACTGAAGGATCCGCgggtgctaactgatgtgggcaATTTGCCTGTGCAAGAGATTCGAGATTGTGGAGTGGATGATGATAGATTGATGAATGTGATAAGTGAGTCTGTCAAGCTAGTGATGGAAGAG GCTCCACTGCGGCCATTAGTATTAGGTGGTGATCACTCAATTTCGTATCCTGTTGTAAGAGCTGTCTCTGAGAAGCTTGGGGGACCTGTGGACATACTTCATCTTGATGCCCATCCTGATATTTATCATGCCTTTGAGGGTAATAAATACTCACATGCATCTTCTTTTGCTCGAATTATGGAGGGTGGTTATGCTCGGCGACTTTTGCAG GTTGGTATTCGCTCAATTAACTATGAAGGGCGTGAACAAGGAAAAAGATTTGGTGTTGAGCAATATGAAATGCGAACCTTTTCAAGAGATCGTGACTTTTTGGAAAACctg AAACTAGGGGAAGGTGTGAAGGGTGTCTATATCTCGATAGATGTAGATTGCCTTGATCCTGCCTTTGCTCCAGGAGTATCACACATCGAGCCAGGGGGTCTCTCCTTCCGTGATGTTCTCAACATACTGCACAATCTCCAAGGTGATGTGGTTGCTGCAGATGTCGTTGAATTCAATCCACAGCGCGATACTGCTGGTGGGATGACTGCAATGGTAGCTGCTAAACTGGTGAGAGAATTGGCTGCAAAGATGTCAAAATCATATAATCCTTGGGAATATCCGGAGACACCAAGCTTCGATCTAGCATGA
- the LOC112176936 gene encoding arginase 1, mitochondrial isoform X2: MSIIGRRGIHYLQKLNSPNVPTDLIHKGQNRVIDASLTLIREKAKLKGELVRALGGAVASSSLLGVPLGHNSSFLQGPAFAPPRIREAIWCGSTNSTTEEGKELKDPRVLTDVGDVPVQEIRDCGVDDDRLMNVIGESVKLVMEEAPLRPLVLGGDHSISYPVVRAVSEKLGGPVDVLHLDAHPDIYHAFEGNKYSHASSFARIMEGGYARRLLQVGIRSINHEGREQGKRFGVEQYEMRTFSRDRDFLENLKLGEGVKGVYISIDVDCLDPAFAPGVSHIEPGGLSFRDVLNILHNLQGDVVAADVVEFNPQRDTVDGMTAMVAAKLVRELSAKISK; encoded by the exons ATGTCAATAATCGGGAGGAGAGGAATCCACTACTTGCAGAAACTAAACTCTCCGAACGTCCCAACTGATTTGATACACAAGGGTCAGAACAGGGTCATAGATGCCTCCCTCACTCTTATTCGTGAGAAAGCCAAGCTCAAG ggAGAGCTGGTGCGTGCTTTAGGTGGGGCCGTAGCGTCTTCTTCGCTTCTGGGGGTTCCTTTGGGACATAACTCGTCGTTTCTGCAAGGCCCGGCTTTTGCTCCTCCGAGGATTCGGGAGGCTATTTGGTGCGGGAGCACAAACTCTACAACTGAAGAAG GGAAGGAACTGAAGGACCCGCgggtgctaactgatgtgggcgATGTGCCTGTGCAAGAGATTCGAGATTGTGGAGTGGATGATGATAGATTGATGAATGTGATAGGGGAGTCTGTCAAGCTAGTGATGGAAGAG GCTCCACTGCGGCCATTAGTATTAGGTGGTGATCACTCAATTTCGTATCCTGTTGTAAGAGCTGTCTCTGAGAAGCTTGGGGGACCTGTGGACGTACTTCATCTTGATGCCCATCCTGATATTTATCACGCCTTTGAAGGTAATAAATACTCACATGCATCTTCTTTTGCTCGAATTATGGAGGGTGGTTATGCTCGGCGACTTTTGCAG GTTGGTATTCGCTCAATTAACCATGAAGGGCGTGAACAAGGAAAAAGATTTGGTGTTGAGCAATATGAAATGCGAACCTTTTCAAGAGATCGTGACTTTTTGGAAAACCTG AAACTAGGGGAAGGTGTGAAGGGTGTCTATATCTCGATAGATGTAGATTGCCTTGATCCTGCCTTTGCTCCAGGAGTATCACACATTGAGCCAGGGGGTCTCTCCTTCCGTGATGTTCTCAACATACTGCACAATCTCCAAGGTGATGTGGTTGCTGCAGATGTCGTTGAATTCAATCCACAGCGCGATACTGTTGATGGGATGACTGCAATGGTAGCTGCTAAACTGGTGAGAGAATTGTCTGCAAAGATATCAAAATGA
- the LOC112176936 gene encoding arginase 1, mitochondrial isoform X1 codes for MSIIGRRGIHYLQKLNAPNVPTDLIHKGQNRVIDASLTLIRERAKLKGELVRALGGAVASSSLLGVPLGHNSSFLQGPAFAPPRIREAIWCGSTNSTTEEGKELKDPRVLTDVGDVPVQEIRDCGVDDDRLMNVIGESVKLVMEEAPLRPLVLGGDHSISYPVVRAVSEKLGGPVDVLHLDAHPDIYHAFEGNKYSHASSFARIMEGGYARRLLQVGIRSINHEGREQGKRFGVEQYEMRTFSRDRDFLENLKLGEGVKGVYISIDVDCLDPAFAPGVSHIEPGGLSFRDVLNILHNLQGDVVAADVVEFNPQRDTVDGMTAMVAAKLVRELSAKISK; via the exons ATGTCAATAATCGGGAGGAGAGGAATCCACTACTTGCAGAAACTAAACGCTCCGAACGTCCCAACTGATTTGATACACAAGGGTCAGAACAGGGTCATAGATGCCTCCCTCACTCTTATTCGTGAGAGAGCCAAGCTCAAG ggAGAGCTGGTGCGTGCTTTAGGTGGGGCCGTGGCGTCTTCTTCGCTTCTGGGGGTTCCTTTGGGACATAACTCGTCGTTTCTGCAAGGCCCGGCTTTTGCTCCTCCGAGGATTCGGGAGGCTATTTGGTGCGGGAGCACAAACTCTACAACTGAAGAAG GGAAGGAACTGAAGGACCCGCGGGTGCTAACTGATGTCGGCGATGTGCCTGTGCAAGAGATTCGAGACTGTGGAGTGGATGATGATAGATTGATGAATGTGATAGGGGAGTCTGTCAAGCTAGTGATGGAAGAG GCTCCACTGCGGCCATTAGTATTAGGTGGTGATCACTCAATTTCGTATCCTGTTGTAAGAGCTGTCTCTGAGAAGCTTGGGGGACCTGTGGACGTACTTCATCTTGATGCCCATCCTGATATTTATCACGCCTTTGAAGGTAATAAATACTCACATGCATCTTCTTTTGCTCGAATTATGGAGGGTGGTTATGCTCGGCGACTTTTGCAG GTTGGTATTCGCTCAATTAACCATGAAGGGCGTGAACAAGGAAAAAGATTTGGTGTTGAGCAATATGAAATGCGAACCTTTTCAAGAGATCGTGACTTTTTGGAAAACCTG AAACTAGGGGAAGGTGTGAAGGGTGTCTATATCTCGATAGATGTAGATTGCCTTGATCCTGCCTTTGCTCCAGGAGTATCACACATTGAGCCAGGGGGTCTCTCCTTCCGTGATGTTCTCAACATACTGCACAATCTCCAAGGTGATGTGGTTGCTGCAGATGTCGTTGAATTCAATCCACAGCGCGATACTGTTGATGGGATGACTGCAATGGTAGCTGCTAAACTGGTGAGAGAATTGTCTGCAAAGATATCAAAATGA